A stretch of the Capra hircus breed San Clemente chromosome 10, ASM170441v1, whole genome shotgun sequence genome encodes the following:
- the LOC106502530 gene encoding angiogenin-1-like: MVMVLSPLFLVFMLGLGLTPLALAQDDYRYRDFLNKHFDANPRGRNDRYCNSMMENQHLIRPCKDTNTFIHGNSNNIKAICDDRNGQPYRDNLRISKSKFQVTTCKHIGGSPWPPCRYRATAGYRVIVIGCANGLPVHFDESFIAPRQ; the protein is encoded by the coding sequence ATGGTGATGGTCCTGAGCCCTCTGTTTTTGGTCTTCATGCTGGGTCTGGGTCTGACCCCACTGGCCCTGGCTCAAGATGACTACAGATACAGAGACTTCCTGAACAAGCACTTCGATGCCAACCCAAGGGGCCGGAATGACAGATACTGTAATAGCATGATGGAAAATCAACACCTGATCAGACCTTGCAAAGATACCAACACCTTTATTCATGGCAACAGTAATAACATCAAGGCCATCTGTGACGACAGGAATGGACAACCTTACAGAGACAATCTCAGAATAAGCAAGTCTAAATTCCAGGTCACCACCTGCAAGCATATAGGAGGTTCCCCCTGGCCTCCATGCCGGTACAGAGCCACAGCAGGCTACAGAGTCATTGTTATCGGCTGTGCAAATGGCTTGCCTGTCCACTTTGATGAGTCCTTTATCGCTCCACGCCAGTAG